The Heliangelus exortis chromosome 31, bHelExo1.hap1, whole genome shotgun sequence DNA segment tgctggagcaggtccagagaagagcaaggaggctgtgaagggatccagcagaattcctgtgaggaagggctgagggagctgggggtgttgaggctggagaagaggaggctcaggggagacctcatcactctctacaactccctgaaaggaggttggagccaggggggggttgggctgatatcagtgggacaagagggcacagactaaagaattttttcctaatatccaacctaaacctcccctggcagagcttcagctctgccagggaggtttaggttggatattaggaaaggattctttctggagagggtgctcagccattggaatgggctgcccagggaaggggtggattctccatccctggagatatttcaaaagagcctggatgtggcactcagtgccatgggctgggaaccacggggggagtggagcaagggttgggcttgatgagctctgaggtcccttccagcccagcccattctgtgattctgtgattatttggCACAAGCAGCCTGGCAAAGCCATCCCAGGGTGCTCACCTGCAGTCAGGGGGTGCTGACTTCCTTCCATTGCATCAGTGCCTTCCAGGCTCCTTCAGAACTGccagaaaaaggaataaaattgaTAAATGCCCACGTGACATCCTGAAGGACCCAGTCACAAGCAAAGATCCTGGCACTGATGCCCAGGGTGGGCTTGGCACATTCTGGGAGTGCAGGAGGGCCGGGAagccagggcagcaggaaaaaaagtctcagcTGCAGCTTCAGCCTCAGGACCCTGAGTGGAACACGGGCAAGGACTGATGGGCAAGTTAATTGCAGAGCCCATGCCTGGTTTTCCTGCAGCAGGTTTTCCAAAAGCCAACTACAAGAcccctctggagcagcagctggggggctTCAGAGCCCAAAAAATGGATAAAATTTTCCCCAGTCCATCAGATTAGGGtttagaagaggaaaagggagttTTCCTGATGGAAAGGCAGCTGGTGCAAGGTGGGTGCCTTGGGGAGAGGGGTGTTTGGGCAATGCCAGTGGGAAACACAAACCAGTTCTGTGCCCAGGGCACTGGGAAAATGGGGTCCTGGGCCCCACAAAAAGTTTCAACCAAAATTGTGGGTGAGGGAAAGGTGTTCTGCATCCCTTGGTAGGGATGCTCCCCCCTGAATCCCTGCTCACCACTTACACCTTGGGATCTTGGGGATCCAAAACCCTCCAGGAAGGAGCCCTGGGTGGGGAAAATAATGGGATATTTTGCAGCCAAAGCCTGGTTGGaggctcagggtgtccctgatGTGTCAGGGGGTGACGTGGGGTCACGTTGGGTCCCTTTGGATCTCAGTGTGCTTGGAAAGCAACACAGGGCttgtaaaaaaacaaccaaaccaagcaaacaaacaaacaaaaaaaaaccccaacaacaacccATAAACTTCCTCATTCTTCTGCTCAAGAGCCTTTTCCACAGTCAaaccttccccaccccccagttttcctgctggaaaTCTCTCCCAAGCCCATCCTGCTGCCCCATTCCCACCCAGCCTCCCGTGGGATGTAGGATGGGATCAGCAAAACCATCCCACATCTGCTCaccctgcttctcctcccttttcctgctctccctgggATGCATTCCccattttcccctccctgctcaaGCTTTCCCCTCAGCCTGGAAGTGCCAggattttgcctttttccctcccaaaaCTCCACAGGAAAAcacccagccaggagctgacATCCCAGCCTACAGCCCCACGTCCCCAAAGTGGGGGGGACCTTTACCACCAGGTAAACCCCACACACCCCATACAACCCAACCCCTCACAACccccctggggaaggggggaaacTGGGGGGGGGTCACCTGGGGAGAAAattcccccccaaaccccagctcTCACCTGTGCCCACCGTGCTGGGGcaaggagctgccagcaccatGAGTGTCTCCAGCCCTGGTTCCCAAGGCGTTGCCCTTTTCCTGCCTCACCTTTCCAgtctggcagcagctctgatgaAACCCCAAAACTGGCTGCTCATTTAACCCCTTCCTACCCGAGCCAGCCCATCACCAGGGCATCGGGGCGGCCACTGCCAGCTCTTTTCCCCAGTGACTGGTTGGAGGGTTTTGCTTTGAGAGGTTGGAATTTTGCAGCATAAGGGGCAAGGGGACTGggattaaaatctttttttttttttttttttttttttttttgcatggcaGCACATTCTTTCCAAGCCAGCAGAACCGGTTCCACACCTTTTTCCTGACTCACAGCTGAGCACAAGGTAAAGGAGACAAAATCCCTCGGGCACCCAGCTCCAGCCACTGTAAAACCCACAGGTTTTACCCACAGGtaccccctccccttcccagtGGGAAGGTTTGACCTTCACAGCATCTTCTCCCACTTCCAGCCACTTTTATTTCAGAcaggattggggggggggggggtgaaaCAACATCATCTGCCAccagaaaattcctttttttcccatgctggGTGAGGAGCTCAGAGGGGGGTGAGGGTCTCAGTGGGGTCCTGGGGGGAGGTTGCTGCTGGTGATGGGTCCTGGTCCAGCATCCCAGCACAGATTTGCTCCTGGGAGAGACACAGAGGTGATGCTGAGCTGGGTGGGATGGAAACTTTGTGCTGTGGTTAAAGCAGACCCAAAGAGACTCAAGTCTGATTCGGGGGGGATCTCAGGTCAGGATCTGCCCCTGCTGCACCTACCTTGGCCGtggagctggaggggggggCTGCTGATGCTGTCCCCAAGGAAGCTGCTTGGTGACACATCTGAGGTGAGCTCCAGCcccatctggaaaaaaaaaagagcaggtcCTGGAACCCCACATCCCCACCAGATCCCCTCTGGCAGGGTCTGGGTCCCCAAACAGTTGGGACATCACCTCCTGACCCTCAGCACCGTGGtttgtcccctccccagcaccagaacTTCCTCACCTGAATTTTGGTCACTTTTGGCTTGACATCCACTGCCACCATCTCCTCGGGGTCACTCAGCTCACCCGTGGCCCCACTGAGCCAGAATGGttcctgtcccctgccctgggacacacacactgctgcctctgccactgCTCCAGGGACAGCACAGGGGACACCCTGGCTTGGGGACAGCGGCTCCCCAGGCTGCACGGGATGCTCGGCGCCATCCAGCTGAGAGGCATCCCCTGGGGCAACTTCACTCGCCTCCAGCTTGCCCAAGGGGTTTTCTGGCCCAGGTTGTGCAGTGCTGGTGGCCTGGGCCATCGCCTTGGAGAGAATCAGTGGGGCCAGGGAGGTGGCAACGGCTTCAGCACCCGTCACCTGCTGGCCCTGGCTCCTGGGGAGCCCGGAGCAGCGGTTCCCTGGCTCCAACATTCCCTGCTCCTGGAACACAGCTCCAGTGCTGGTGTCCAGAGCCCCCTTGCTGGAGGCTGAAGCTGCCTCAGAGCAGGACCCACGGCTGCTGGGTGAAGCTGGGGCCACGCTGGGCACGGCAGCCCCCGGCTCCCCAGGGGACACAGCGTTGGTGGCACTGCTGGGCAGCCCCGATGTCACCTCTGCTTCCACCATGGGGGACCGGTCTGAAGCCTTCCCCGGGCAGGGGGACGTGGCTGGGGGGCTCGCAGGCAAGGAGATGACCAGGGAGCTCCTGTtgctgtggggaggggacacacgGAGGGGTTAAAATCCCAAAGGCATCACCCTGGGGGACACGTGGCAGCCAAGTGTCACAGGCCCAGCTTGAAGGTGATGCTTCCCCACCCGATGGAAATGACCCCAAGTTCTTCACCCAGCAGCAACAAAGCACCCTGAGCCCTGCAAAAGGAGCTGCaaaagggggggttggggggcaATTTGGCCCCTTGGAGCCCCCACCCTGGCAGAGCTCCCCCCCTCCTTTACCTGGGGATGCCTTTAATGATAAAAACTTTGCTGGAGTGCTGCTTGTCCAGTTTGCTCATCACCTCGTAGAGGTTGTGGttgagctgggggggggggggggagaaatgAATCAGAGCAGCTCCCCAAGTGCCACCTGTCACACAGCAGcactaaaaatgaaattattatggGGTAAATTCTTGAATGAAAGGAGGAGCTGTGAGGACTCGAGGTAGGAGGCTGGAACCAGCACACCAAGAGCACCTggggggggccggggggaaaaggggagaggggatgCCTTGGCCCCACCTTACTCATCTCCTTGTAGAAAACGTCCTGGAGGTTGGAGATGTTCTGGAAAATGGTGACGTAGCAGGCAATGCGGCTGTAGGAGGCAACACGTGGCAGAGGTGACAACCAGGGGCTTCCCCAGGGGCTTCCCCGGGGgctcagggtgctgagcacccgACCTGTCACCTCCCACTCCCCGTGGGGAACAGTGAGTAAAGCCTTGGAGCAGGTAACAACTGTGAGTAAAACCTTTGGAGCAGGTAAAGACTGTGAGTAAATCCTTGGAGCAGGTAAGGACTGTGAGTAAAGCCTTGGAGCTGGTGAGAACCGTGAGTAAAGCCTTGGAGCAGGTAAGGACTGGGTCTGGACACCCggtgctgcctcctcctggctGTCACTGTGTCCCCAGCACGGAGAAAACCCCGGCAGAACCCCACTCGCCCACCAAGAGGGAGCAGAAAGGGGACCCCTGACCCAGGGCTTGTCCCAGAGCTCAGGGGCCCCTCCCTGGGGACCTTTTGCTCAGCTGATGCTTTCTCACAGGGACCCTCTGGGGGGGATGGAAGGGGCTGGCAGCAAACGGGGGTTGTGGGGGTGCCACGAGCTCCTGGGCAGGATCATCCCCTGGGGGCATGGGGGGAGCCCCAGCCCCATAAtggcccccagccccataatgtccccctctccctgccatgtccccctgtccctgcaatgtcccccagccccataatgtcccccagccccatgaCCCCCCCTTACCTGCCATAGAGAACCGGCAGCTCCTCCCGGAGCTCCTTATTCAGCTCTTCAAACACCACTTGGGCTTTGTTAAACTCCTCCTCAGCCTGTGCCAAGGGCCAGGGGCCATCAGGgttggggacaggagggggggagagggggggccGTGCAGGGCAGGGGTCCCGTGGGAGGTTTTTGACCTTGCTGATTTTTGCCTCGTCCTTTTTCTTGGCGCTTTGCAGAGCTTCCAGGTGGTGCCGGGCGCTGTCGTAATCCACCAGCTTACGGCCCCTCTTGGTGATGCGTTcctgggggagagaggggaggggaaaaaaaaaaaaaaaaaaaaaaaaaaaggtgaacaGGAGCCTGGctgcaccccccaccccccttttaCCACCCTTTTGGGGGGCACCTTAAAATCCCTGAACTGAGCCAGGTAATTCTCCAGCAGCCTCAGTGCTTGGTCAGCCAGCTTTGCCTCGTAGTCATCCCACAGGAGGTCATTGCTCTGTggggagggacacggggggatGCCCAGaatttttcctccccccccaaacctcccctccGGCTCCACCATCCCCAGGGATCATCCTGGATTCTCCAAGGGGATCccctgggaagcagggaaggcaaAGAGCTCACAGCTGCTATGTCTTGCAGCTCCTCGTGACCGTCCCACTCCGTGCTGTAAATCTCCTGCAGAGTTTCAGTCATTTTCCTTGAGCTCTCGTGCATCACTGTGGCCCgggatgaaaaaaatattatgtacCATTATTAGTAATtggtatttattattttttttaattattattaattttattttctttaaaagttatGATTCCAGGTGAGGAAGAACAGGGATGCTCAACCCCCTCCCAGCTCATCTTCCTTGAGCTCTCCTGCATCACTTGTGGCCCAGGATgaaaaaatatcatttattGGTAcacattattattaattaatatttattattatttgttattattattaattttactttctttaaaagTTATGGTTCTGGGTGAGGAAGAACAGGGATGCTCAACCCCCTCCCAGCTCATTTTCCTTGAGCTCTCCTGCATCACTGGGGCCCaggatgaaaaaatattatatatttgtatacattattattaattaatatttattattattttttatcattattaattttattttctttaaaagttatGAGGAAGAACAGGGAGGTTCAACCTTCTCCCAGCTCATTTTCCTTGAGCTCTCCTGCATCACCATGGcccaggatgaaaaaaatatcatttattGGTAcacattattattaattaatattattaattttactttctctAAAAGCTATGATTCTGGGTGAGGAAGAACAGTGATGCTCAaccctctcccagctccttggTGGTGCCCACAGGGTTTTTATGGCACATTTTTGGGGGACAGGGGCCGTACCTTTCACTGCCCCCAGGAAAGCCTTGAGGTCTTTGTAGAGTTTGTTGCCTTCGTTCTGCAAAGCAACGCAGCGAGGTCAGGGCTATCCCACAGGGAATTCCACAGGATGGAGGGACCCCgggaggcagcagggccaaGGGATGGTGTCAGTGGgttcccccctgtccccctgtccccgtgcaacctgctgcagctggaagttGGAGGCACTTTGCTCAAACTGCTCGTCTCTGGTTTCCGCCGTTTTGCCCAATTTTTGCAAAAcctgggatggagagagagagagaggaaaaaaaaaaagcccaaagtcATTGGCCCCAAGGGTTGTGCTGCCCACAGGGAGAGCCcct contains these protein-coding regions:
- the BIN2 gene encoding bridging integrator 2; translation: MLAAASPQTSSGANTKAQSRAVSRNSDAAMAEGRTGGPGLFAKQVQKHFSRAQEKVLQKLGKTAETRDEQFEQSASNFQLQQNEGNKLYKDLKAFLGAVKVMHESSRKMTETLQEIYSTEWDGHEELQDIAASNDLLWDDYEAKLADQALRLLENYLAQFRDFKERITKRGRKLVDYDSARHHLEALQSAKKKDEAKISKAEEEFNKAQVVFEELNKELREELPVLYGSRIACYVTIFQNISNLQDVFYKEMSKLNHNLYEVMSKLDKQHSSKVFIIKGIPSNRSSLVISLPASPPATSPCPGKASDRSPMVEAEVTSGLPSSATNAVSPGEPGAAVPSVAPASPSSRGSCSEAASASSKGALDTSTGAVFQEQGMLEPGNRCSGLPRSQGQQVTGAEAVATSLAPLILSKAMAQATSTAQPGPENPLGKLEASEVAPGDASQLDGAEHPVQPGEPLSPSQGVPCAVPGAVAEAAVCVSQGRGQEPFWLSGATGELSDPEEMVAVDVKPKVTKIQMGLELTSDVSPSSFLGDSISSPPLQLHGQGANLCWDAGPGPITSSNLPPGPH